In a single window of the Bacillus mycoides genome:
- the tenA gene encoding thiaminase II has translation MTFSQSLRKEVDSIWEASFNHPFVKKLGEGTLDLASFRYYVLQDSYYLSHFARVQTLGAAKALELETTARMAHHAQNTYEAELSLHENFAKKLGITKEEKDNFIPAPTAYAYTSHMYRAAYEGHLGDIIAAILPCYWLYYEIGERLKECQPEEPIYQEWISAYGSDWFRTLVEEQITRLDTIAEKVTEADRNRMRQHFIFSSQYEYSFWEMAYTLEKWPVNEEVKGVI, from the coding sequence ATGACTTTTTCACAATCATTACGTAAAGAAGTAGATTCAATTTGGGAAGCAAGTTTTAACCATCCTTTTGTAAAAAAACTAGGCGAAGGAACATTAGATTTAGCTAGTTTTCGATATTATGTGCTTCAAGATTCTTATTATTTGAGTCATTTTGCTAGAGTACAAACGTTAGGTGCTGCAAAGGCTCTTGAATTAGAAACGACAGCTCGTATGGCACACCATGCACAAAATACGTATGAAGCTGAGTTATCATTACATGAGAATTTCGCAAAGAAATTAGGGATTACAAAAGAAGAAAAAGATAATTTTATTCCTGCGCCAACTGCATATGCATATACATCTCATATGTATCGTGCAGCTTATGAAGGGCATTTAGGAGATATTATTGCGGCTATTTTACCTTGTTATTGGTTATATTATGAAATCGGTGAACGATTAAAAGAATGTCAACCAGAAGAGCCAATTTATCAAGAATGGATTTCTGCATATGGATCTGATTGGTTCCGTACTCTAGTAGAAGAGCAAATCACACGATTAGATACGATCGCTGAAAAAGTAACAGAGGCAGACCGTAATCGTATGAGACAACATTTTATTTTTAGTAGTCAATATGAATATTCATTTTGGGAAATGGCATATACATTAGAAAAATGGCCGGTGAATGAAGAAGTTAAAGGTGTTATTTAA
- a CDS encoding PLP-dependent aminotransferase family protein, with protein sequence MFKDFKVVKDRPVYIQLKDYLKKMIMKGHLLGDQKIPSTRELSELLSVSRNTVLSAYADLEQEGLIYAVKGKGNFVAKVDISNTSSVEIDWKNKLNTVTILADELDLMKHGVRWEKGMIVFNSIAPDEKLFDVENFKRAFLTRMSIEGDIVLNYGYAKGYRPLMNYLLHYMEMKGVDISNKDILITNGFTEGLDIVLSSLSKKSGRVICENPTHHAALKLFRLHGLEVHGINMNDDGIDTNEVEKSLREKDFDFAYLIPSYHNPTGIVTSSEKRTELMRLFSKYKIPIIEDGFNEELRYSGSHLSPLLTFAGAGNNVIYISSFSKVLFPGLRVGWIIADKELIHYLESVKRARTIHTSTLDQAVLFQYLHEGYFEKYLKKARSVYKKKYELAVGACNQYIPFKRMTGDGGLHLFIELEEKIQARTLLQKCYEKRVTFSPGDVFYSDGGGANTFRLGFSRLKEQEIVSGIQIIGETLKNETWS encoded by the coding sequence TTGTTTAAAGATTTTAAAGTTGTAAAAGATCGTCCCGTTTATATTCAATTAAAGGATTATTTAAAAAAGATGATTATGAAAGGGCATTTGTTGGGGGACCAAAAAATCCCATCAACAAGGGAACTGAGTGAATTATTATCAGTGAGCAGAAATACAGTACTCTCTGCATATGCGGATTTAGAACAAGAAGGACTCATTTATGCAGTTAAAGGAAAAGGAAATTTCGTTGCGAAGGTGGATATAAGTAACACCTCGTCTGTTGAAATAGATTGGAAAAATAAACTTAATACAGTTACCATATTAGCGGATGAATTAGACTTAATGAAGCATGGAGTTCGCTGGGAAAAAGGAATGATTGTTTTTAATAGTATAGCCCCGGACGAAAAGCTATTTGATGTTGAAAATTTCAAAAGAGCTTTTCTTACTCGTATGTCCATTGAAGGGGATATCGTATTGAACTACGGATATGCAAAAGGTTATAGACCGTTAATGAATTATTTACTTCATTACATGGAAATGAAAGGTGTAGATATTTCGAACAAAGATATTCTAATTACAAATGGATTTACAGAAGGATTAGATATTGTGTTATCTTCTTTATCGAAGAAATCAGGGCGTGTTATTTGTGAGAACCCAACTCACCATGCTGCATTGAAGCTTTTTCGTTTACATGGACTTGAAGTTCATGGAATTAATATGAATGATGATGGTATTGATACGAATGAAGTAGAAAAAAGTTTGCGTGAAAAGGATTTTGATTTCGCGTATTTAATCCCTTCTTATCATAATCCAACTGGTATTGTTACGAGTTCGGAGAAAAGAACGGAATTGATGAGGTTATTTTCAAAATACAAGATCCCTATTATAGAGGATGGGTTTAATGAAGAATTACGTTATTCGGGTTCACATTTATCGCCATTATTAACTTTTGCAGGGGCTGGTAATAATGTGATTTATATTAGTAGCTTTTCAAAGGTACTTTTCCCTGGTTTACGTGTAGGTTGGATCATTGCAGATAAAGAACTGATACATTATTTAGAAAGTGTTAAAAGAGCCAGAACCATTCACACATCTACGTTAGATCAAGCTGTTCTGTTTCAATATTTACATGAAGGATATTTTGAAAAATATTTAAAAAAAGCAAGATCTGTTTATAAGAAAAAATATGAGTTAGCTGTTGGGGCGTGTAATCAGTACATTCCGTTTAAAAGAATGACTGGAGACGGTGGACTTCATTTGTTTATAGAGTTGGAAGAAAAAATTCAAGCCCGCACACTTTTACAAAAGTGTTATGAGAAAAGAGTTACGTTTTCTCCTGGAGATGTTTTTTACTCTGATGGAGGAGGAGCGAACACATTCCGATTAGGATTTTCACGTTTGAAAGAACAGGAAATTGTTAGCGGGATTCAAATAATTGGTGAAACTTTAAAAAATGAAACTTGGAGTTGA
- a CDS encoding pPIWI_RE module domain-containing protein, with the protein MEKLQLLAFKNIVEPLYNEKVSYIYFPIEWLEIVEIHYRTFLLTSKLKLVNERLYEMFSDILFIQHNPYILKEDTPWIVAKEPMKQEQLDYIFQSWYEVIHDWKPNKLIDPPHLEWQYDLISNLPALHDKKTFSKWVPALITHIFCEQPLRMENKNEEEIYFSPLRSQHVSEAMSEPIKDEETHDYFSYVYRFEYVTRGGENIPLLKVSVGIRRFYQQYNHKDIPILLGRKRSQILISTPEFESNNKKQRFVKLKVQQAVKGIKWIKRFRNLKDDYRIGGEVKLENILQCPKEYIRGTKIRVLLPYNENIYKVQGTKIKFGIKVREKEELFNEFQRICPYFTLLPECENVLTNNENELLPLFAPKGLDSITLEVWSDDIVIEIEQALLDSKIVLAQNGDSSYVLNADNPVLLKIVRYNIRKLLQNPYRMQYSHKNKKKLVDDVVKAVHATAGEQNEMKLALIAIKNCDGREKINPKQIIREGFAQTERISAFINLFIGQSVSKKEIINAILSLLEQKGFLKCSWNKIKLPGIIVNLSIEKMSKYDFLPIFSKINGREILYKLYGQEEWGTIDHTLLNIGNNKVFLPQPSKRNDIGVSFKQFMSETLVEISQDAHKQNKEVYFIVDANMRKYWIEELQNKSVNIEGSPEIISNLKEDINIIRINTNSDVPNYIVRDQEHVMNETRLFVDQMGIYYSTAAYELDCNEIVQQYILEVIPLGVKSEEREEIAKMIHYMCCKSTLLSEQNTHNTYVMHMVKLIKNYTTDIDSREFKEFNDELDEDVIILEKEDTLILI; encoded by the coding sequence ATGGAAAAATTACAGTTATTAGCATTTAAAAATATAGTAGAACCCCTCTATAATGAGAAAGTATCGTATATTTATTTTCCTATTGAATGGCTTGAGATTGTAGAGATACATTATAGAACATTTTTATTAACGAGCAAATTAAAACTTGTAAATGAAAGATTGTATGAAATGTTTTCTGATATATTATTCATTCAGCATAATCCATATATATTAAAGGAAGATACGCCCTGGATTGTAGCAAAAGAACCAATGAAACAAGAACAGTTAGACTATATTTTCCAAAGCTGGTATGAGGTTATTCATGATTGGAAACCTAATAAATTAATAGATCCACCACATTTAGAATGGCAGTATGATTTAATTAGTAATTTACCAGCATTACATGATAAAAAAACGTTTTCTAAATGGGTACCAGCTCTAATTACTCATATTTTTTGCGAACAGCCTTTACGTATGGAAAATAAAAATGAGGAAGAAATATATTTTTCACCACTGCGATCACAACATGTTTCTGAAGCGATGTCTGAGCCAATTAAAGATGAAGAAACACATGATTATTTCTCTTATGTATATCGGTTTGAATACGTAACTCGTGGAGGTGAGAATATTCCGCTATTAAAAGTATCTGTAGGGATTAGGAGGTTTTATCAACAATATAATCATAAAGATATCCCTATACTTTTAGGGCGAAAGCGGAGCCAAATACTGATTTCAACTCCTGAATTTGAATCAAATAATAAAAAGCAAAGATTTGTAAAGTTAAAAGTACAACAAGCTGTAAAAGGAATAAAGTGGATTAAACGTTTTAGAAATTTAAAAGATGATTATAGGATAGGGGGAGAAGTTAAATTAGAGAACATTCTCCAATGTCCGAAAGAGTATATTAGAGGAACAAAGATAAGAGTGCTTCTTCCATATAACGAAAATATATATAAAGTTCAAGGAACAAAAATAAAATTTGGTATAAAAGTAAGAGAAAAAGAGGAACTTTTTAATGAATTCCAACGAATATGCCCATATTTCACGTTACTTCCAGAATGTGAAAATGTATTAACTAATAATGAGAATGAGTTATTACCTTTATTTGCCCCAAAGGGATTAGACTCAATTACGTTAGAAGTATGGTCAGATGATATAGTAATAGAGATAGAACAAGCGTTATTAGATAGCAAAATAGTTTTAGCTCAAAACGGAGATTCCTCCTATGTATTAAATGCAGACAATCCGGTGTTGTTAAAAATAGTAAGATATAACATTAGGAAATTGTTACAAAATCCATATAGAATGCAATATAGCCATAAAAACAAAAAGAAACTAGTAGACGATGTCGTAAAAGCTGTACATGCTACGGCAGGTGAGCAAAATGAAATGAAATTAGCATTAATTGCAATAAAAAATTGTGATGGTCGCGAAAAAATTAATCCAAAGCAAATTATTCGGGAAGGATTCGCTCAAACGGAACGTATTTCAGCATTTATTAATTTATTTATCGGACAAAGTGTATCTAAAAAAGAAATTATTAATGCCATTCTTAGTTTGTTAGAACAAAAGGGGTTCTTAAAGTGTAGTTGGAATAAGATAAAATTACCGGGGATAATTGTAAATTTATCAATTGAGAAAATGTCTAAATATGATTTCTTACCTATTTTTTCAAAAATAAATGGGAGAGAAATATTATATAAATTATATGGTCAAGAAGAATGGGGCACAATTGATCATACTTTATTAAATATAGGTAATAATAAAGTGTTTTTACCACAACCATCAAAAAGGAATGATATAGGAGTCAGTTTTAAACAATTTATGTCAGAAACATTAGTTGAAATTTCACAAGATGCACATAAACAAAATAAAGAAGTTTATTTTATTGTAGATGCCAATATGAGGAAATATTGGATAGAGGAATTGCAAAATAAAAGCGTTAATATTGAGGGTTCACCTGAAATAATCTCAAATTTAAAAGAGGATATAAACATAATTAGAATTAATACTAACTCAGATGTACCGAACTATATTGTTAGAGACCAAGAACATGTTATGAATGAAACGAGATTATTTGTAGATCAAATGGGAATTTACTATAGCACGGCTGCATACGAATTAGATTGTAATGAGATAGTACAGCAGTACATACTCGAAGTTATCCCGCTTGGTGTAAAATCTGAAGAGAGAGAAGAAATCGCCAAAATGATACATTACATGTGCTGTAAATCAACCTTGCTCTCAGAACAAAATACTCATAATACGTATGTAATGCATATGGTTAAATTAATTAAAAATTATACTACCGATATTGATTCAAGGGAGTTTAAAGAATTCAATGACGAATTAGATGAAGATGTAATAATTTTAGAAAAAGAAGATACATTGATATTAATATAA
- a CDS encoding DUF3914 domain-containing protein — protein sequence MQVGLNIHTLAQPSKITPSNLEHNTISSTKHEDKKSNDLIKFDIRTSEQEMKQADHKFSELDLWKMLKDKGVPLWMILEMLQKFRKEKESQNGSVQHSNAIEETSETRLNEVM from the coding sequence ATGCAAGTCGGATTAAACATTCATACATTAGCTCAACCTTCTAAAATAACCCCATCTAATCTTGAGCATAATACTATCTCTTCTACTAAGCATGAAGATAAGAAATCTAATGATCTAATCAAATTTGATATTCGTACATCTGAACAAGAAATGAAACAAGCGGATCATAAATTTAGCGAATTAGACTTATGGAAAATGCTAAAAGACAAAGGTGTACCTTTATGGATGATTTTAGAAATGTTACAGAAATTTCGTAAAGAAAAGGAATCTCAAAATGGTTCGGTTCAACATTCAAATGCGATTGAAGAAACGAGCGAGACTCGATTAAATGAAGTCATGTAA
- a CDS encoding homoserine dehydrogenase, producing the protein MKIQIVLSGYGTVGREFIKLLNEKYLYINETYGIDLVVIGVIGRNIAIHNGKGLQINDLLTYGDGSAAIEKYIEHYPEERGTININGTVLVESTATNLKNGNPGKQYMKQAIENQMDIVAISKGALVTAWSELNTAARISGSRIRYSGATAAALPTLDIGQLSLAGCHIEKIEGILNGTTNYILTKMHEEYKTFEEALQEAQNKGIAETNPLLDISGMDSACKLLLLTNSLMGNDYSLKDIKINGIEHVTTQQIQNAKEQNKSIKLIASAYKDDNGKVNLSVQPCNLEKEHPLANINGTEKGITFFTDTMGQVTTIGGASNPRGAAAAALKDVINLYRNDL; encoded by the coding sequence ATGAAAATTCAAATTGTATTATCAGGATATGGGACAGTAGGAAGAGAGTTTATAAAATTATTAAATGAAAAATATTTATATATAAATGAAACATATGGAATTGACTTAGTTGTTATTGGAGTGATAGGAAGAAATATTGCAATACATAACGGGAAAGGTTTGCAGATTAATGATTTATTGACGTATGGTGATGGTTCTGCTGCAATTGAAAAATATATCGAACATTATCCAGAGGAACGCGGAACGATTAATATAAATGGTACTGTATTGGTTGAATCAACTGCTACAAATCTTAAAAATGGAAATCCAGGGAAACAGTATATGAAACAAGCTATTGAAAATCAAATGGATATAGTAGCTATTTCAAAAGGTGCACTTGTTACAGCTTGGAGTGAACTGAATACAGCAGCACGTATTTCAGGCTCACGCATTCGATATAGCGGTGCAACTGCCGCGGCGTTACCGACATTAGACATTGGACAACTAAGTTTAGCAGGTTGCCATATTGAAAAAATAGAAGGAATATTGAACGGGACAACAAATTATATTCTTACAAAGATGCATGAAGAATATAAGACGTTTGAAGAAGCATTGCAAGAAGCACAAAATAAAGGAATTGCGGAGACTAACCCGTTATTAGATATAAGCGGGATGGATAGCGCTTGTAAATTATTACTTTTGACGAATAGTTTAATGGGAAACGATTATTCACTCAAAGATATAAAAATAAACGGAATAGAGCACGTTACAACGCAACAAATTCAAAATGCAAAGGAACAAAATAAATCAATTAAATTAATTGCATCAGCATATAAAGATGATAATGGAAAAGTAAACCTTAGTGTACAACCTTGTAATTTAGAGAAAGAACATCCGTTAGCAAATATAAATGGCACGGAAAAAGGAATTACGTTCTTTACAGATACAATGGGACAAGTCACTACAATTGGTGGAGCTTCTAATCCACGCGGAGCTGCAGCAGCTGCTTTAAAAGATGTAATCAATTTATATCGAAATGATTTATAG
- a CDS encoding D-alanine--D-alanine ligase, with translation MRIGVIMGGVSSEKQVSIMTGNEMIAHLDKSKYEIVPITLNEKMDLIEKAKDIDFALLALHGKYGEDGTVQGTLESLGIPYSGSNMLSSGICMDKNISKKILRYEGVETPDWIELTKMEDLKLEELDKLGFPLVVKPNSGGSSVGVKIVYDKNELTSMLETVFEWDSEVVIEKYIKGDEITCSIFDGQQLPIISIRHAAVFFDYNAKYDDTSTVEEVIELPAEIKERVNKASLACYKALKCSVYARVDMMVKEGIPYVMEVNTLPGMTQSSLLPKSAEAAGINYSKLLDMIIETSLKVRKEEGF, from the coding sequence ATGAGAATTGGCGTTATTATGGGAGGAGTATCCTCTGAAAAACAAGTATCAATTATGACTGGGAATGAAATGATTGCACATTTAGATAAGAGTAAATATGAAATCGTTCCAATTACGTTAAATGAAAAAATGGATTTAATTGAAAAAGCGAAAGACATTGATTTTGCATTGCTAGCATTACACGGAAAGTACGGAGAAGATGGTACAGTTCAAGGGACGCTAGAGAGTTTAGGTATTCCTTATAGCGGTAGCAATATGTTATCTAGCGGTATATGTATGGACAAAAATATTTCGAAAAAGATTTTGCGTTATGAAGGAGTAGAAACACCAGATTGGATTGAACTTACAAAAATGGAGGATCTAAAGCTTGAGGAGTTAGATAAATTAGGATTTCCGTTAGTGGTAAAACCAAACTCTGGCGGCTCAAGTGTTGGAGTTAAGATTGTCTATGATAAAAATGAATTAACCTCTATGCTGGAAACTGTATTCGAATGGGATTCTGAAGTAGTAATTGAGAAGTATATAAAAGGTGACGAGATTACATGTTCAATTTTTGATGGGCAACAGTTACCTATCATTTCGATTCGACATGCTGCTGTGTTCTTTGACTACAATGCAAAATATGATGATACTAGTACAGTTGAAGAAGTTATCGAACTTCCAGCTGAAATAAAGGAACGTGTAAATAAAGCGTCACTGGCTTGTTATAAAGCATTAAAATGTAGTGTTTATGCAAGGGTTGATATGATGGTGAAGGAAGGAATTCCATATGTAATGGAAGTTAATACATTACCAGGGATGACACAATCAAGTTTACTGCCAAAAAGTGCGGAAGCAGCGGGAATTAATTATAGCAAACTATTAGATATGATAATTGAAACTTCATTAAAAGTAAGGAAAGAAGAAGGTTTTTAA
- a CDS encoding esterase/lipase family protein: MGNLFLKVCFFTLVTVCSFAAKTTYAEERQQNNYPIILVNGFAGWGREEMLGVKYWGGVHDIQEDLKRNGYTVHTAAVGPVSSNWDRACELYAQINGGTVDYGAAHAEKHGHNRFGRTYSGFAPNWSETNKVHLVGHSMGGQTTRTLVQLLKEGSYEEKNYMKNHPNTKISPLFEGGKSYVHSVTTLATPHNGTTLADGSLLLPFVKDFLITAASLGGNNNLTLYDFKLDQWGMKKYAGESFFQYTDRILNSSIWENTKDISQWDLSTDGAKELNNWVKTQSDVYYLSYSGHASQAAPITGLHLPHITMNKVLMGNAFFLGSYARYEENRPLIDTSWWQNDGVVNTNSMIAPASNTFVNNNESLQIGKWNHIETKANWDHLDMVGLSVSDTLGFSNIQEFYRTIVGKLSRLPK, from the coding sequence ATGGGGAATTTATTTTTAAAAGTATGTTTTTTTACATTAGTGACTGTTTGTTCATTCGCAGCGAAAACAACTTACGCTGAAGAGAGACAACAAAATAATTATCCTATCATTTTAGTGAATGGATTTGCTGGATGGGGTAGGGAAGAAATGCTAGGGGTGAAATATTGGGGTGGTGTTCATGATATACAGGAAGACTTAAAAAGAAATGGTTATACAGTTCATACGGCTGCTGTTGGCCCTGTTTCTAGTAATTGGGACCGTGCATGTGAATTATACGCGCAAATTAACGGTGGAACAGTAGATTATGGTGCGGCACATGCTGAGAAACATGGACATAATCGTTTTGGTAGAACATATAGTGGTTTTGCACCGAATTGGAGTGAAACAAATAAAGTTCATTTAGTTGGGCATAGTATGGGAGGACAAACGACGAGAACATTAGTACAGCTATTAAAAGAAGGAAGTTATGAAGAAAAAAATTATATGAAAAATCATCCGAACACAAAGATATCACCACTATTTGAAGGTGGTAAATCGTATGTTCATAGTGTTACAACATTAGCAACTCCTCATAATGGGACAACACTTGCAGACGGGAGTCTTCTATTGCCATTCGTTAAAGATTTTCTCATTACAGCTGCAAGCTTAGGAGGAAACAATAATTTAACATTATATGATTTTAAATTGGATCAATGGGGTATGAAAAAATATGCTGGAGAGTCCTTTTTCCAATATACTGATCGTATTTTAAATAGTTCAATTTGGGAGAATACAAAAGATATTAGTCAATGGGATTTAAGTACTGATGGAGCAAAGGAGTTAAATAATTGGGTAAAGACGCAATCGGATGTATATTACTTATCCTATAGTGGACATGCATCGCAAGCAGCACCTATCACAGGTTTGCATCTACCGCATATAACAATGAATAAAGTGCTAATGGGGAATGCATTCTTCTTAGGCTCTTATGCAAGATATGAAGAAAACCGACCATTAATAGATACTTCTTGGTGGCAAAACGATGGTGTAGTAAATACAAATTCTATGATTGCGCCTGCGTCTAATACTTTTGTAAATAATAATGAGTCTTTACAAATTGGAAAATGGAATCATATTGAAACGAAAGCAAATTGGGACCATCTTGATATGGTAGGGCTTAGTGTTTCAGACACGTTAGGTTTTTCTAACATTCAAGAGTTTTATAGAACAATTGTTGGAAAATTATCACGTCTACCGAAATAG
- a CDS encoding ABC transporter permease → MTFRQFAFNNIFRNKRTYAAHFLSSAFSIMIFFTYALLLFHPDLQGELKSTSATISAFGTLGFSVSQGLIFVFSFFFILYSVSSFLKTRKKEFGILMMQGMSMRQLKKLLLIENMLIGLGSICIGILIGLVFSKLVLLISASVLMISNGLPFYIPVQAVLLTVITFLLLFLIVSLVTFKMIKVTELVELIQAEEKPKPEPKASILLSLLSLISIGYGYFSVFRFIPSTNFITLGIGVLLVIIGTYFLYTQCSVYILHLAKRRESFFLKRTNILTFSELIYRMKDNATMFFIVSIVSAVAFTAIGTTAAIGNRDLVRMTNPYTFLYGSFENDKVLNKNLSIIKKHLSDANIPYRMASSSYIYTENGVDVMKLSEYNDLAKALGYQQETIEKEDEILLIPGVVSQKQEFKNGEYKKNIEVIQGDWTKTFHVKKAVENLVLPHDSRTIYIAVKDQVYDGIPLTSDPVNKDIQYRTYGFVVDDWMKTKGISNELISRFEKDTRVGNFQFRALTIDLLSAKQTNGLLLMASVLVGIVFFTFAASFIYFRLYTDLDRDQQQYKMISKMGLSKRELKKIVTRQLLLMFFLPIVVAVIHTVVAYTALQQLVDFSIINSSIVILISFICIQVLYFFITRWRYLQKLYKVMEQ, encoded by the coding sequence ATGACTTTTCGTCAGTTCGCATTTAATAATATTTTTCGTAATAAGCGTACATATGCAGCTCATTTTTTAAGTAGTGCATTTTCTATTATGATTTTCTTTACGTATGCTCTTTTATTATTTCATCCTGATTTACAAGGTGAGTTGAAATCGACAAGTGCAACAATAAGTGCATTTGGTACATTGGGATTTTCAGTTTCGCAAGGCTTGATTTTTGTATTTTCATTTTTCTTCATTCTATATTCAGTTAGTTCATTTTTAAAAACGCGTAAGAAAGAATTTGGGATATTAATGATGCAAGGTATGTCAATGAGACAGCTTAAGAAATTATTATTAATTGAAAATATGTTGATTGGACTTGGCTCAATTTGTATAGGAATTCTAATTGGACTCGTATTTTCTAAACTAGTTTTATTGATAAGCGCAAGTGTATTAATGATTAGTAATGGTTTGCCTTTTTATATACCAGTGCAGGCCGTATTATTAACAGTCATCACATTTCTTTTATTATTTTTAATTGTTTCGCTCGTTACATTTAAAATGATAAAAGTAACAGAACTTGTGGAACTTATACAAGCAGAGGAAAAGCCAAAGCCAGAACCGAAAGCATCAATTTTATTATCGCTACTTTCTTTAATTAGTATAGGGTATGGATATTTTTCAGTATTTCGCTTTATCCCAAGTACTAATTTTATTACGCTTGGAATAGGGGTGCTCCTAGTAATTATAGGAACGTACTTTTTATATACACAGTGTAGCGTTTATATATTGCACCTTGCGAAAAGGAGAGAATCTTTCTTTTTAAAGAGAACAAATATATTAACATTTTCTGAATTAATTTACCGTATGAAAGATAATGCAACGATGTTTTTTATAGTATCTATTGTTTCAGCAGTTGCATTTACAGCGATTGGTACAACAGCTGCAATTGGAAATAGGGATTTGGTAAGGATGACAAATCCCTATACATTTTTGTATGGAAGTTTTGAAAACGACAAAGTATTAAATAAAAATCTTTCTATTATAAAAAAACACCTTTCTGATGCTAATATTCCGTATCGAATGGCTTCATCTTCATATATATACACGGAAAATGGTGTAGATGTAATGAAGTTAAGTGAATATAACGATCTTGCTAAAGCACTAGGCTATCAACAAGAAACAATCGAAAAAGAAGATGAAATTTTATTAATTCCTGGAGTCGTATCACAAAAACAAGAATTTAAAAATGGCGAGTATAAAAAGAATATAGAAGTCATTCAAGGAGATTGGACAAAGACATTTCATGTGAAAAAAGCCGTAGAAAATTTAGTTTTACCACATGATTCTAGAACTATTTATATCGCTGTTAAAGATCAGGTATATGATGGAATACCTCTTACTAGTGACCCAGTTAATAAAGACATTCAATATCGTACTTACGGATTTGTTGTAGACGATTGGATGAAAACGAAGGGAATTTCAAACGAATTAATTAGTAGATTTGAGAAAGATACTAGAGTAGGTAATTTTCAATTTCGGGCTTTAACTATAGATTTGTTAAGTGCAAAGCAAACGAATGGATTATTACTTATGGCAAGTGTTTTAGTCGGAATCGTCTTCTTCACATTCGCTGCTAGTTTTATTTATTTCCGATTATATACTGATTTGGATCGCGATCAACAGCAATATAAAATGATTTCGAAAATGGGATTAAGTAAACGAGAATTAAAGAAAATTGTAACGAGACAGTTATTATTAATGTTCTTCTTACCGATTGTTGTTGCAGTGATTCATACTGTAGTCGCTTATACGGCATTACAGCAATTAGTCGATTTTTCTATAATTAATAGCTCTATCGTTATTTTAATTTCATTTATATGTATACAAGTATTATATTTCTTTATAACCCGTTGGCGTTACCTGCAAAAGCTTTATAAGGTTATGGAGCAATAG
- a CDS encoding lipoprotein BA_5634 family protein has product MKRTLTIFMLTILLLISFSACSKKENPFPANGLLIIGNENKISPIINRYQEITKENEVFSVKTGTYGNGQVLILNESTAQALIKAKVFRKRDNGSNFMPVNTLPKFPKEGSLLFAQEDEKTLKSIKLEGKEVPVIYNSDAWIGNKRNYPTQWYVIVSKNNIYKEIKANETKMHLLQLKKSLGDEKPKMSTDNTLVNENVKVRKLIKDFEGEVSVQFLTIEEKS; this is encoded by the coding sequence ATGAAAAGAACTTTAACTATTTTTATGTTAACGATACTACTATTAATAAGTTTTAGTGCATGTTCTAAAAAGGAGAATCCATTTCCTGCAAACGGTTTATTAATCATTGGAAATGAAAATAAAATTTCACCAATTATTAATCGTTATCAAGAAATTACGAAAGAAAATGAAGTGTTTTCTGTGAAAACAGGTACTTATGGAAACGGACAGGTATTAATTTTAAATGAGTCTACAGCACAAGCATTGATTAAAGCTAAAGTTTTCCGTAAACGAGATAATGGCTCCAATTTTATGCCTGTAAATACGTTACCGAAATTCCCAAAAGAGGGTTCTCTACTGTTTGCACAAGAAGATGAAAAGACTTTGAAAAGTATTAAATTAGAAGGAAAAGAGGTCCCTGTCATATACAATAGTGACGCTTGGATAGGTAACAAGCGTAATTATCCAACGCAATGGTATGTGATTGTATCCAAAAATAATATATATAAGGAAATAAAAGCAAATGAAACAAAAATGCATCTTCTTCAATTAAAAAAATCTTTAGGTGACGAAAAACCTAAAATGTCGACAGATAATACATTGGTTAATGAAAATGTAAAAGTAAGAAAGCTAATTAAAGATTTTGAGGGAGAAGTATCAGTTCAGTTTTTAACGATTGAAGAAAAATCTTAA